The Deltaproteobacteria bacterium genome contains a region encoding:
- a CDS encoding 1-deoxy-D-xylulose-5-phosphate reductoisomerase — protein sequence MKNISILGSTGSIGKNACQVVRSFPERFRAAALACSTSVEALAEQVREFSPLIAAVKDQEHAEKLTRLIPKGKTRILWGQEGYREAASLDETDVVLSAMVGAAGLLPTLAAIEAKKTVALANKETLVMAGSIVMRRAAELGVSILPVDSEHSAIFQCLLGQDRKALSALILTASGGPFRNLSAAELRDVTPARALDHPTWKMGPKISVDSATLMNKGLEVIEARWLFDVPAEKIRVVVHPESIVHSLVAFHDGALMAQLGPPDMKGAIAYALSYPERLPLSPEPLSLAALGALHFSEPDTVRFPCLPLAFKALKAGGAAPAVLNAANETAVSAFLQGRIGFTRIPALIDEALCAHVPVSAPGLTEILAIDQKTRLETESRIKNFS from the coding sequence ATAAAAAATATCAGCATCCTGGGTTCCACCGGGTCCATCGGGAAAAACGCCTGCCAGGTGGTGAGGAGCTTTCCCGAAAGGTTCCGGGCGGCGGCCCTGGCCTGCTCCACCAGCGTGGAGGCTTTGGCCGAACAGGTGAGGGAATTTTCCCCCTTGATCGCCGCAGTGAAGGACCAGGAGCACGCCGAAAAGCTCACCCGGCTGATACCCAAAGGCAAAACCCGGATACTGTGGGGCCAGGAGGGTTATCGAGAGGCCGCGTCCCTCGATGAAACCGACGTCGTGCTTTCCGCCATGGTGGGGGCAGCCGGGCTCCTTCCGACCCTTGCGGCCATCGAGGCCAAAAAGACCGTGGCGCTCGCCAACAAGGAAACCCTTGTCATGGCGGGTTCCATTGTCATGAGACGGGCGGCGGAGTTGGGCGTATCCATCCTGCCTGTTGATTCCGAGCACTCGGCCATTTTCCAGTGCCTTCTGGGCCAGGACAGAAAGGCCCTTTCGGCCCTCATTCTCACCGCTTCGGGAGGGCCATTCCGCAATCTTTCCGCCGCCGAACTAAGGGACGTCACCCCGGCCCGGGCGCTCGATCACCCCACCTGGAAAATGGGCCCCAAAATCAGCGTGGATTCGGCCACCCTCATGAACAAGGGCCTGGAAGTCATCGAGGCCCGCTGGCTTTTCGACGTCCCCGCAGAAAAGATAAGGGTGGTGGTGCACCCGGAAAGCATCGTCCATTCCCTTGTCGCCTTCCACGACGGGGCGCTCATGGCCCAGTTGGGCCCGCCCGACATGAAGGGCGCCATCGCCTACGCCCTAAGCTATCCCGAACGCCTGCCCCTTTCCCCTGAACCCTTAAGCCTGGCGGCCCTTGGCGCGCTTCATTTCTCGGAACCGGACACCGTGCGCTTTCCCTGCCTTCCGCTTGCCTTCAAGGCCCTGAAAGCGGGCGGAGCGGCCCCGGCGGTGCTGAACGCCGCAAACGAAACGGCGGTTTCCGCCTTTCTTCAGGGCCGCATCGGCTTCACCCGCATTCCGGCCCTTATCGACGAGGCCCTTTGCGCCCACGTCCCGGTTTCGGCTCCGGGCCTTACGGAAATCCTGGCTATAGACCAAAAAACCCGCCTGGAAACCGAGAGCCGCATCAAAAACTTTTCCTGA